GAAAGCTGAAACAACTAAGAACAAAAAACTTCGTACCTTAGCGTTCAGAAAAATCAATTTTTATATAAGCCCCACTAATTATAAAATGAAAGTAGATCAAAAAGGACATACCGTTACTATTAAAGATACACAAGGAGATGTAAATGCTTTCTTGGAAAAAGTAACGCAACAAATTAAAACCTTTGAAAAACACAATATTATAATCGATTTGTCTTCGGATTCTGCATTAACAGAAAAGGATTTGAAACTTTTTCTTCCTCTTTCTAAAACACAGAAAAAAGCAAAAAAGTCGTTTGTAATTGTTGTTTCTGATCTTGATTTTAATGCTATTTCAGATAAATTACTGGTGGTTCCGTCACTTTTGGAAGCACACGATATTATCGAAATGGAAGAAATAGAAAGAGACCTCGGATTTTAAAATTGGTTTAATTGTTTTATTCGTTCAACCGTTTAATCGATTTGATTTAATTTTAGACGATTAAACGATTTGCCAGATAAACGAATAAACAATAAAATTGAAATTAACGATACTTGGCTGTTATGCCGCTACTCCCAGAACCATTACCAACCCTACTGCGCAGGTTTTAGAAATTAAGAGCCGATTGTTTTTAATTGACTGCGGTGAAGGTACACAGGTTCAGCTTCGAAAGAATAAAATTAAATTCTCAAAGATCAACCATATTTTTATTTCCCATCTTCATGGGGATCATTTGTATGGATTAATTGGGACTATTTCGACTTTTTCTCTTTTGGGAAGAACTACCGATTTACATATTTACGGTCCAAAAGGGATTAAAGAACTTATCCTTCTTCAGTTAAAACTAACGGAATCCTGGACGACCTATAATTTGTTTTTCCATGAATTAGAGTCTAAAGAAAGTGAAGTTATTTTTGAAGATAAACGTGTTATTGTCAGGACGATTCCGCTTAAACATCGCGTTTATACAAACGGATATCTATTTGAGGAAAAACCGGATGAAAGAAAGCTTAATGTTGAAGCTGTTCAAAATTACGGCATTCACATTGCTTATTATCAAAAGATAAAAAACGGAAGTGATATCACGCTTGATAATGGAACTGTAGTTGAAAACGAAAAGCTAACTTTTGACCCTGTAAAGCCTCAAAGTTATGCGTTTTGTTCTGATACTGTTTATCACGAAGATATACTTCCAATAATCAAAAATGTTGATGTTCTGTATCATGAATCTACTTTTTTGGAATCTGAAGCCGCATTGGCACAAAAAACATTGCATTCAACAGCAAAAGAAGCAGCAAGAATTGCCTTAAAAGCAAATGTAAAACAATTGGTTTTGGGGCATTATTCTACACGATATGACGGTATTGAACGTTTTAAAGAAGAAGCTCAAGAAATTTTCCCAAATGTGCTTTTGGCAGATGACGGGCTGAGTTTTGAGTTTTAAATAAGTCTTAAAGTCATAAAGTCGAAAGTCATAAAGTTAGCTTCAATGACAATCTAAGAAGTCTAATATCTAAGAAGTCTAAAAATCTAAAAAAATGAATGATTTAAGTAATTATAGAAAGTCTTATGAGAAAAGTGAATTATTGGAAACCAATATTCCGGAAGATCCAATTAATCTTTTTAACCGCTGGTTTCATGAGGTAGAAGATTTTGGCGGAAGCGGAGAAGTAAATGCCATGACGGTTTCGACTATTGGATTGGATGGATTCCCGAAATCACGTGTTGTTTTACTGAAGAAATTTTCTGAGGAAGGTTTTATATTCTATACCAATTATAACTCAGAAAAAGGAAAAGCGATTGCTAATAATCCAAATGTATGCTTGTCTTTCTTTTGGCAGGAAATGGAACGTCAGGTAATTATTAAGGGAATTGCACAAAAGACTTCTGAGAATATTTCAGATGGTTATTTTGATTCCCGTCCGGATGGGAGTAAGTTGGGGGCAATTGTTTCACATCAGAGTGAAGTAATTCCGTCAAGAACTTTTCTGGAAGAAAACTTAAAAAAGCTGGAAGCAGAATTTGAAGGAAAACCAATTCCAAGACCTGAAAATTGGGGTGGTTATTTAGTTACGCCGCTTCAGGTAGAATTCTGGCAGGGAAGACCCAACAGGCTGCATGACAGAATTCGTTATACCAGCCAATCTGACTTTTCATGGAAGATTGAGCGCTTATCTTCTTAAAATGTAAGAATATTATATGTTAAAACAAAAAAGTAATGTATTTCGTCGATTAATTTTGTAGTTTAACGGTAAAATGAATATGTTTGAAATAGAAAAACAAAAACTATTCATTTAAAAATAAATTTAAAGGATTTGCCCCAACATTTACTTTAAACCGCTAAAATGCTGTTGATTATGAGAAAGATTATGCGCACCATGTTGTTCATTGCGATTTTAGTCGCAATGAACGCATGTTCTGCTGACACCGCCGAAGGTTCTACCGACAATACTTCTACTGAAGCTCTGATAACGGACTATACTTATAATGATTCAGAGTTAGAAACCATGAAATTAATAAATGATTATCGTGTGAGCATTGGTCTTAATGCATTGCAAAGAATAAATCATATTTCTTTTAAATGTGAGGAGCACAATGATTATATGATTGAGAAGAGTGTTGTAGATCATAACGATTTTGTTTCGCGTTCTGATAATATGATTAAAGTTCTTGGAGCTAAAAAAGTAGGTGAGAATGTTGCGTACAATTACAAAACATCTGAAGCTGCTCTGAAAGCGTGGCTGGAAAGCCCGGGACACAAAGAAAATATCGAGGGAAATTTTACGCATTTCGGATTATCTGTAAAGGTTGATGCTAAAACAGGTAAAAAATACTATACGAATATATTTGTCAAAATTTAAGATAATAATTTAAAGACTGGTTGGTTTTTAGTGATCGTTGTAACTCTTAGTAGTGCAACGATTTTTTTGTATAAAAAAAGCTGTCTTTCGGGACAGCTTTTTTAGGTATAATGATTAAGTGTAATTAACTAAAGCGCAGTGATTATAAATTCACTTCGTCTGTTCATTTGATGTTCTTCTTCGGTACATGGTACATCGTCAGAACATCTGTTTACAAGTTGTGTTTCGCCGTATCCTTTTCCTGTTAATCTATTTGGAGCAATACCGTTACTAATTAACCATTTTATAGTAGATTTTGCTCTTCTGTCAGATAAAGCTTCATTGTATTGGTGTGTTGCTCTACTGTCTGTGTGTGAACGGATATCAAGTTTCATTCCCGGATAATCATTCATTACTGCCAGTATTTTTTCTAAGTCTAGTGCTGCTTCACGTCTGATGTTTGATTTATCAAGATCAAAGTAGATCATTTTTATGCCGAAGCATTTTCCTAAATCATCACCAACTGTTACACGACATTTGCTTTTAGCCAGTGCAAGAGACTGAGTTGTTTTTCCGGAAGTTTTATCTATGGTAACGCTTACTTCTTTGGTTTCATAATTTTCTTTTTCAGCTCTTACATTATAGGTTTTACCACATTCTACAGGCAGAACATAATTTCCTGAAGCATCAGCGAGAGTGGTACTTAAGACTTCCTGATTTTCATACAGAGAAACTTTTGCTCCCGGTAGAGGTTCTTTGGTCTCAATATCGGTTATTGTTCCGTTTAGCTCCTGAATACATTTCAGACGTCTTGTCTCCAGAAAGGTGTAAATATCATCAGAACCTAATCCGCCATCTTTATTTGAACTGAAATAGCCTTGTCGCGTAGTCGGATCAATAATGTAGGCAAAATCATCTTTAGGAGAATTGATGTCTGCACCAAGATTTTGAATATTTCCTATTTTACCATTACGATCAAACTCTGCCACAAAAACGTCCAGACCTCCAAGTCCCGGATGACCATCTGATGCGAAGTAAATTTCGCCATCGTTGGTAACATAAGGAAATGTTTCTTTTCCTTCGGTATTAATACCTGCACCTAAATTTTCGGGAGTTCCAAAACTTCCGTCAGGATTTATAGCTACCTTATAAAGATCAGATTGTCCGATACTTCCTGGCATATCTGAAGCGAAGTAAAGCGTTTTTTCATCAGCACTAAGTGCGGGATGTGCTGTACTGTAATTATCACTGGTAAATGGCAGAGCCGTTATATTGGTCCATTTGCCATTTTCATTGGTGGCTTTGTATATTTTTACTAAAGTAGTTTTATTATCATCTTTTCCTTTTTTTCCATCTATAAAATTATTTCTTGTAAAGTAGATTGTTTTACCATCTTTTGTAAAAACCGGAGATGCATCATGAAATTTGGTGTTAATGGCATTCTTAATTTTATTTACTTTAGAAGGAGTATTGGTACTTTGATCAATATCGGCAAAGTAAAGATTTGTAAAATATTCGCCGGTCCATTTGTGTTTTCTTTGCGAGAAATTACCAGTATCTCTTGCAGAGGCAAAATATAGTTTATTGTCGTGCACAAAAGTACCATAGTCTGAATATTTGGAGTTAATGCCAGCATTCTGAATTTTATATCGTCCTGAATTGGCTTTAATCTGATCCAGATAGTTTACATCTTCTTTATACAGTTTTGCTCTATTGTCGTTTTTGTATTTGGCATTAAATTCATCCAGAATTTTATTTGCTTTAGAAGTTTCGCCAATTGATTTTAGCGATTGAGCATATCTGTAATAATATTCAGGTTCTACTTCGGTATTCATGGCAAATAATTCATTGTACCATTTTGCAGCACCTTCAAAATTAGAATTAAAATAGTACGAATTTCCAAGTTTTTTGAACATGTCCTCAGATTTATACCCTTTTTCTGCTACTTTTTCGTACGTTTTTATCGCGTCAACATAAGCGTAGTTGTCATATTTTTTATCGGCAGCATTTATTTTTGATTGCTGCGAATAACTTTTAAATGAAAAGACACTTATAAATGTTAGGCAAAGGAAAATACAATTTTTCATAATAATTATTTTTAGAAGAAACGAGGAGTAGTAATTTTACCATTGTTTTTGAAGAACTCATAGCGCAGGAATATCTCGTGAGATCCTGAGTTATAATTATTTAAGTTTGTGGTTTCACGATCATAACCGTAACCTAAATAAAGACCGTCTGTGATTTGAAATCCAACCATAGCACTCAAAGAAGCGCTCCATCTGTAAGCTACACCAACCATAAATTTATCGTAGAACATAAAATTGGCAGAAAGGTCAACTTGTAATGGTGCTCCTTCGACCATTTTAGTTAAAATAGCAGGTTTGAATTTATAGTATTGATATTTATCAAGATCAAACACATAACCAGCCATTAAATAGTAATTGATTTTATCTTTGTAAATGGCTATGTCGTTGTCGTCGTAGCGATTTGTTTCGATAAAATTAGGTACAGATAAACCAACATAAGCTTTGTCTGAGTGCCAGTAAACCCCGGCTCCGACATTTGGAGTAAACTTATTATCCAGATCCTGAAATTGTGGATCTCCCTGATCTGAAGGATTTAATTTGCTTACATCTAAATTGAATATATTGGCCGTTCCCTTAATACCAAATGACAGTTTGAAATCTGCTGATGTTTGTACTGTATATGAAACGTCTACAGATATATTATTCTCATTTGTTGGGCCTATTTTGTCATTTACTAATGAAGCTCCTATACCCAGATTACTATTGTTTATTGGTGTATTTACAGAGAAACTGCTTGTTTCTGGCGCACCATCAAGTCCAACCCACTGTGTACGGTATAAACCAAATACACTTAAAACTCCACGAGAACCTGCGTAGGCAGGATTTATGTTTATTGTGTTGTACATGTATTGGGTATACTGTGCATCTTGCTGCGCATGACCTGCAATAGTTACAAACAGAATGACGAAGTAAAATAATTTTGTTCTCATAGTAGATATTTATTATTTCAATTATTACTATTGATTATTTATTAATGAAAGCCTCTAAAAATCTTACAAATTTGTGTTTTCTCAAATTTACGGATTTTTCTTGTTCTTTTTCTGTAATAGGCTGATATGTCGGTTTTTATATCAGCCTTTACAGCTTTTACTTATTTTGAAAGATAGAGGTATCCGTCTTTTTTGTTTTCGTGAATTACATTATTTCCGTCTAAAGATTTGTAAGTAACAATGTAGAAGTACGTTCCTGTAGGCAATCCGTCAGATTGTTTAACAGTAGTTCTGCCTCTTGAAGTTCCGTCGAAAGCATTCGTTGTATTGTTGTAATCAGTAGTTTCAAATACTAATATTCCCCAACGATTGTAGATTTCAACAGTGTTACCAGGGTAGCAGGTAAGGTCATCGATGCTGTCAATTACGAATACATCGTTTATACCGTCTCCATTAGGAGAGAAAGCATTATGTACTACAACATTTCCGCATTCTAATACTTTACAGTCATTATTTACAGTCATGTTTACAGCTACAGTTCTTGGGCAATTTTCATCACTTATTCTGTATTCGAATACATAATTACCAAGAGCAAGTCCAAATGGATTTAAAATATTTCCTTGTAATGCATTTGTATTATTGGTATCAATCCAGGTACCGGTTCTTGGGGTATCTGCAGGCAATAGCGTAAGTAAGTCTACCAGTGTTGAGTCGTCTGTACAGGATGTACTTTGAACTCTGGTAATTGCATTTGGTACTACTACTATTGTAATGGTACCGGTATCGCAGCTTTCCGGACTTAACTTGTCGCAGATTTGATAGGTATAAGTATAAGTCCCCGCAGGTGTTAAACTTGGTACTCTAACATTTCCTGATGCATCTACAGTAATATTCGGATCTGTTTTGGTAGTACTGTTTTCAGTTGTTGGCAACAATGTAAAGTTTACTAGTTCTAGTGTTGCCGGAACGTTACCTTTAAAATCATTACTTAAAACATTTCCAACCAATCCAAATTTTCCACATCCTATATCATTATAAGTATCATCTGCGGCAATAATAGGATCAGATACAATTACAGTTACTATTGCAGTGTCACAGTTTCCTGCGTCGGCATTTTCACAAATTTGGTAAGTAAGTGTGTAAGTACCATTTGGTGTATTTGGCGCTACTGTAACAGTTCCGTCAGGGTTCAGAGTAAGAGCTCCTTTTGGATCTGGTGTAACTGTAGTCAATGTTAAATCACTTGGATTTACCGGACTGCCATTTAATGTATCATTAGTATATACGCTTATTACATTTGGTATTCCCGGAATTCCTGAAACCGGACCTGCATTATCGTCATTTGCTAAAATTTCGAAAGTTGGTCTTGCGATACAGAAAGGATCAGCAGGTGGATAATTTACTGTTATAGTTTCACTTGGATTAACAGAGATTGTTACGTTGGCTGTTGGACGAAGTCCTTCAAATCCATCCGGTGCCTGAATCCATTTGTTATCCTGGAATACCCATCCTGGCCAGTCGATACCGTTTCCAGCCTGATCTACTTCAGCTCCCGGCCATAATACTCGGCCGCTTAAAGGTAAATCTGTCATTGTAGTTACCACATTGTTGTTGCTGTCTGCCCAGGCAATTGTTACACCGTTTATAGGAGTAAAGTTTCCGGGAGTTACAACATAATCAAGGTAAGGCACATCGTTAACACAAATTGATGTTGCAGTAACGGTCATTACCGGAGCTTCAATTGTGATTGTCACTGTTGCAGTGTCACAATTTGAAGTTTGATCTGCTTCACAAATTTGATATACCATTGTTAATGTTCCTGTAGGAGCATTTGGTAAAATATCTACAGAACCATCAGGATTTAATTGTAAGAACTCATTTGGTGTTACGGTTGTAATAACCACATCAGATGCTGTTACTACTACACCTTCAAGTGTATCATTTACTAACACATTTAATACATTTGGTGTTGTGTGATTCACTCCAGGGAATGGTCCGGCACTATCATCATTGGCCACAATATCCTGGAATTCTTTACAAGCTACTCCAAAGTCAATATCTAAATGTACCAGATCTTCTGGTGTTACATTAACGACATATCCATCGGCACTAGTAACAGTACAAACCGTATGCATTTGTGTTTTGCCTGTTTTAGATTTAATTTTCTTATCTGTAATTGATGGTAATACCTTAACCAATCCCGTAGCGCCCAGAGCAGCTGCAGCATTATCAAAGTTTGCATCTTTAATAAGTTTTACTTTGTATTCTCCATAAGGATTTTCGCTTTCCGGTCTGTTTCTCCAGTATCCCTGAATTCCAACAATCATTTCAGCATGATATCCGTTTGGACCATCAACAAAGACATTAGGGCTCAATGCATTTCCGAATCCGCCGGCATTTAATTCACCTGCGTTTTGCGGACCTGTATAACTTCCGTCTCCATTTAGATCAAGCCATTCCCATTGACTGTAATCAATTGCTCCTTCGCTGTCTGGAATATTTTTAGTTACAACGCCATCATTGTTGGCATCATACCATTCGTCCTGAATTCCGTTACTATTGGTGTCATACCAAACATAATCTCCTAAAACCGGAAGGTCTGATTTTCCATATAAGAAATCGTGTACCTGGAATTTACATTCTTCAAGTGTAGTAAAGAATAAACTTGAGTCTACAGGATATAATTGATATGCGCTGTTTAAATTGGCATCCTGAACCTGAACTAAGTAGCTTCCTGCAACCATTCCAGAGAAGCTGTATGCTCCATCTGCGCCAGTTATACGAATTAAAATAGGACCAGGTGTTGTACCTTGTGGTATTAATGTAACCGGAACATTGGCAATAGGTGTATTAGTGTCTACATTAATAATGTGTCCGGATATTTTAACTTTATAATCTGGTTGTGTTATAGTTACTGTTGCAGTTGCGGTACAAGTTTGATCATTAGCATTTACTGGGGATGTTGCAGTAAGTGTATAAGTTCCTGCTGGTAAATTTGTGTTTCCAACAACTTCATTATTGGCATTTGTGATCACAACGGTAGAACCAGGACTGCTGGTCACTAAAATTGAACCATCTGTTCCATCCAGACAAGTTACGTTTGTTGGTACTCCAGATACAGATACTTTATTTTCTACAGTAAAGGTTTGTACAAGTTGAGTTTTGTTACCTGCGCAATCTGTTAATGTATAAGTTCTGGTTAAGATATAAGCATCTCCTTCGCAACCGCTGGCTCCGTTGTTAGAGTCGCTCACTGTTACTGTTACAGTTCCGCCACAATTATCGGCTTCATCAATTATGTCTGCCGGATTTGCCGCTGGAATATCAGCTATGCTTTGTAGATCTGCCACATCAGCCGGAGCAGTTCCAGTTGGAGGAGTTGTGTCTCTCACTATAATAACCTGAGTATGTGTAGTCGTATTTCCTCCACAATCGCTGGTTGTCCATTTACGAGTTAAAGTATATTCTGTTCCACATTCGTTTTTGATATCACTTTTAACTTCAGAATATACAATTGGTAAATTTTCATTGCAATTGTCAGAAACTTGTAATGTAGCTGCTACAGGAACAGCATCGCATGAAACTGTAATATCTGTTGGCAGGGTTCCTGTAAATACCGGAGCAGTAGTATCCTGAATTGTAATTACTTGTGTAAAAGTTTGTGAAGTATTTCCGCAATCGTCTTTTACTGTCCATGTATTCGTATAAGTTCCTGCATTTGTACAATCTTCAGAAGCTATGAACTGACCACTAATTTTTACAATATTTGTAACATTAGTGTCGCATAAGTCTGATGCAACTGGAGCTAAAGCTTGTGCTGCTGCCAGAGCTTGTGTGTTGCTACATTCTACGGTTTTATTTAAAGAACCAGTTTGTGTTGTCCAGGTTGGAGCAGTGGTGTCTTCAATAGTTATAACCTGAGTAAAAGATGTAGTGGTATTTCCGCAGTCGTCTTTTGCAATCCAACTGTTGGTATAGGTTCCTGCGTTGGCACAAGTTTGTGAAGGTACAAATGGACCGCTTGTTTTAGTATAAGTTACTACAGTACAATTTGCAGTTGCAGTTGGTGCCAGATTTTGTGCAGCATTTAATCCTGCAGTATCACTACATTCTAGTTTTCTATTCAAAGAGCCAGCCTGAGTTACCCATTGTGGAGCAGCACTATCCTGAATTGTAATTACTTGTGTAAATACAGTTGAAGTGTTGTTACAACGATCTTTAGCCACCCATGTATTGGTGTAAGTTCCTGTGCTTCCGCAAGCACCTCTTTGTAACTGACCGCTAGTTTTGGTGTAAGTAACAGTTCCTCCGCAATTATCAGTTGCAACCGGTGTTTGAGATTGAGCTGTATTTAATCCTTCTGTGTCACTACATTGTAGAGTTACATTAAGTGCACCTGCAGCTGTTGTCCAATTTGGAGCAGTTTTGTCCTGAATAGTAATTACCTGAGTAAAGGTTGTAGAAGTATTGTTACAACGATCTTTAGCTACCCATGTATTAGTATATGTTCCCGCATTGGCACAATTGGCATTTACTACAAATGAGCCGCTGGTTTTAGTGTAAGTAACAGTTCCACCACAGTTATCAGTTGCAACCGGAGCATTTCCTTGTGCAGTATTCAATCCGTTTGTATCACTGCATTCTAAAGTTACATTAAGGGCATTTGCACTAGTTGTCCATGTTGGAGCAGTTTTATCTTCGATGGTAATTACCTGAGTAAAAGTTGTAGAAGTGTTGTTGCAACGATCTTTAGCTACCCATGTATTAGTATACGTTCCTGCATTTGCACAATTGGCATCAACCTGGAATGTTCCACTAGATTTAGTGTAGGTAACAGTTCCGCCACAAGCATCTGTAGCAACCGGAGCATTTGCTTGTGCAGTATTCAGTCCGTTTGTATCACTGCATGATAATGTTACGTTAAGTGCATTGGCGCTAGTTGTCCAAGTAGGAGCAGTTTTGTCTTCAATCGTAATTACCTGAGTAAAAGTGGTAGAAGAGTTGTTGCAACGATCTTTGGCGACCCATGTATTAGTATACGTTCCCGCATTTGCACAATTAGCATTTGCCTGAAATGTACCACTGGTTTTAGTATAAGTAACAGTTCCACCGCAATTATCAGTTGCAACCGGAGCATTTGCTTGTGCAGCATTCAATCCGTTTGTGTCACTGCACTCTAAAGTTACATTAAGATCACCTGCGATTGTTGTCCAGGTTGGAGCAGTTTTATCCTCGATTGTAATTATCTGAGTGAAAGTTGTAGAAGAGTTATTGCAACGATCTTTCGCCACCCATGTATTAGTATACGTTCCTGCATTTGCACAATTAGCATTTGCCTGAAATGTACCACTGGTTTTAGTATAAGTAACAGTTCCTCCACAGTTATCGGTTGCAACAGGAGCATTTCCTTGTGCGGTATTTAATCCGTCTGTATCGCTGCATGATAAGGTTACATTAAGCGCATTTGCACTAGTTGTCCATGTAGGAGCAGTTTTATCCTGAATAGTAATTACTTGAGTAAAAGTGGTAGAAGTGTTGTTGCAACGATCTTTCGCCACCCATGTATTAGTATAAGTTCCTGCATTTGCACAATTAGCGTCAACCTGGAATGTTCCACTAGATTTAGTGTAAGTAACAGTTCCGCCGCAGCCATCAGTTGCAACCGGAGCATTTGCTTGTGCAGTATTTAAGCCATTAGTATCGCTGCATTCTAATGTTACATTAAGAGCATTAGCAGCTGTTGTCCAATTTGGCCCGGTTTTATCTTCAATTGTAATTACCTGAGTAAAAATGGAAGAAGAGTTGTTACAACGATCTTTAGCTATCCAGGTATTAGTATAAGTTCCTGCATTTGCACAATTGGCATCGGCCTGAAACGAACCACTGGATTTAGTGTAGGTAACAGTTCCGCCACAAGCATCTGTTGCGACTGGAGCATTTCCTTGCGCTGCATTTAAACCTGCAGAATCAGTACACTCTAAAGTTACATTAAGAGCACCTGCAGCTGTTGTCCAATTTGGCGCAGTTTTATCCTGAATGGTAATTACCTGTGTGAAAGTTGTAGAAGAGTTGTTGCAACGATCTTTAGCTACCCAAGTATTAGTATATGTTCCGGCATTTG
The sequence above is drawn from the Flavobacterium sp. N2038 genome and encodes:
- a CDS encoding ribonuclease Z, yielding MKLTILGCYAATPRTITNPTAQVLEIKSRLFLIDCGEGTQVQLRKNKIKFSKINHIFISHLHGDHLYGLIGTISTFSLLGRTTDLHIYGPKGIKELILLQLKLTESWTTYNLFFHELESKESEVIFEDKRVIVRTIPLKHRVYTNGYLFEEKPDERKLNVEAVQNYGIHIAYYQKIKNGSDITLDNGTVVENEKLTFDPVKPQSYAFCSDTVYHEDILPIIKNVDVLYHESTFLESEAALAQKTLHSTAKEAARIALKANVKQLVLGHYSTRYDGIERFKEEAQEIFPNVLLADDGLSFEF
- the pdxH gene encoding pyridoxamine 5'-phosphate oxidase, with protein sequence MNDLSNYRKSYEKSELLETNIPEDPINLFNRWFHEVEDFGGSGEVNAMTVSTIGLDGFPKSRVVLLKKFSEEGFIFYTNYNSEKGKAIANNPNVCLSFFWQEMERQVIIKGIAQKTSENISDGYFDSRPDGSKLGAIVSHQSEVIPSRTFLEENLKKLEAEFEGKPIPRPENWGGYLVTPLQVEFWQGRPNRLHDRIRYTSQSDFSWKIERLSS
- a CDS encoding type IX secretion system membrane protein PorP/SprF — its product is MRTKLFYFVILFVTIAGHAQQDAQYTQYMYNTININPAYAGSRGVLSVFGLYRTQWVGLDGAPETSSFSVNTPINNSNLGIGASLVNDKIGPTNENNISVDVSYTVQTSADFKLSFGIKGTANIFNLDVSKLNPSDQGDPQFQDLDNKFTPNVGAGVYWHSDKAYVGLSVPNFIETNRYDDNDIAIYKDKINYYLMAGYVFDLDKYQYYKFKPAILTKMVEGAPLQVDLSANFMFYDKFMVGVAYRWSASLSAMVGFQITDGLYLGYGYDRETTNLNNYNSGSHEIFLRYEFFKNNGKITTPRFF
- a CDS encoding OmpA family protein, coding for MKNCIFLCLTFISVFSFKSYSQQSKINAADKKYDNYAYVDAIKTYEKVAEKGYKSEDMFKKLGNSYYFNSNFEGAAKWYNELFAMNTEVEPEYYYRYAQSLKSIGETSKANKILDEFNAKYKNDNRAKLYKEDVNYLDQIKANSGRYKIQNAGINSKYSDYGTFVHDNKLYFASARDTGNFSQRKHKWTGEYFTNLYFADIDQSTNTPSKVNKIKNAINTKFHDASPVFTKDGKTIYFTRNNFIDGKKGKDDNKTTLVKIYKATNENGKWTNITALPFTSDNYSTAHPALSADEKTLYFASDMPGSIGQSDLYKVAINPDGSFGTPENLGAGINTEGKETFPYVTNDGEIYFASDGHPGLGGLDVFVAEFDRNGKIGNIQNLGADINSPKDDFAYIIDPTTRQGYFSSNKDGGLGSDDIYTFLETRRLKCIQELNGTITDIETKEPLPGAKVSLYENQEVLSTTLADASGNYVLPVECGKTYNVRAEKENYETKEVSVTIDKTSGKTTQSLALAKSKCRVTVGDDLGKCFGIKMIYFDLDKSNIRREAALDLEKILAVMNDYPGMKLDIRSHTDSRATHQYNEALSDRRAKSTIKWLISNGIAPNRLTGKGYGETQLVNRCSDDVPCTEEEHQMNRRSEFIITAL
- a CDS encoding ribonuclease Z → MKVDQKGHTVTIKDTQGDVNAFLEKVTQQIKTFEKHNIIIDLSSDSALTEKDLKLFLPLSKTQKKAKKSFVIVVSDLDFNAISDKLLVVPSLLEAHDIIEMEEIERDLGF
- a CDS encoding CAP domain-containing protein, which codes for MRKIMRTMLFIAILVAMNACSADTAEGSTDNTSTEALITDYTYNDSELETMKLINDYRVSIGLNALQRINHISFKCEEHNDYMIEKSVVDHNDFVSRSDNMIKVLGAKKVGENVAYNYKTSEAALKAWLESPGHKENIEGNFTHFGLSVKVDAKTGKKYYTNIFVKI